The Tautonia plasticadhaerens nucleotide sequence CGCTACCTGATCCTCGACCCCGAGTTCCCCCGGTCGATCCGCTTCTGCGTGGCCCGGTGCCTGGAATCGCTGCGGGCCATCTCCAGCGGGGACGGCTACGGTTCCGAGGCCGAGCGCTGCCTGGGGCGCCTCGACAGCGAGCTGCACTACATCGCCCCGTCGGAGATCTTCGACCGGGGCCTGGGCTCGTTCCTCTCCGGCGTCCAGGACTCCTGCAACAAAATCGGCGACGAGATCCATCGCGCCTACTTCTTCACCTGACCCGACGCCACCCGGCCCGAACGGGGCCCCGGGCCTCCCCCGGGGACGACCGCCATGCTGCTGCGGATCCAGCACGAGACTCGGTTCACCTACACGGCCCCCGTGACCGAGACGGTCTTCGAGGTCCGGATGGCGCCGCAGTCGGACGAGGACCAGACGGCGCTGCGATACCGGCTCCAGACGACCCCGCAGGCCCCGGTCACCGCCTTCCACGACGGCTTCGGCAACCGGGTCGACCTGTTCAACATCGCCAAGCCCTATCACGAGCTGATCATCCGGTCGACCAGCTTCGTGCGGACCCATCGCCGCCAGGCCTCCCCGAGGCTCCTTGAAGTCTCCTGGCCGCCCTCCGGGCCTTATGACGTGGACGCGGCCGAGTTCCTGCTCCCCAGCCCGCTGGTCGACGCCAGCCCCGCGCTGGACGCCTTCCTCGGGGAACTCCCCCGCCCCACCGGCGACGCGATGAGCGACATCCTCGCCCTCGTTTCCGCCGTCCGGGACCGCTTCAAGTACGAGAAGCGGGTGACCGGCGCCCGGACCCTGCTGAGCGAGGCGCTGGAGGGCGGCAAGGGGGTCTGCCAGGACTTCGCCCACCTCTTCATCGGCGCCTGCCGGGGGCTGGGGATCCCGGCCCGGTACGTCAGCGGCTACGTGAACCACCCGGGAGAGATCGCCACCCACGCCTGGTGCCAGATCTGGGGCGGGGACGGGGTCGGCTGGTTCGACGTGGACCCGACCGCCGGCGAGTTCGCCAGCGACGACTACGTCGTCATCGCCTTCGGCCGGGACTACTCCGACGTCCCCCCCAACCGGGGGGTCTGGAAGGGGAAGGCCGAGGAGCAGATCGCCGTCACCGTCGGCGTCGAGCCGGTCGACCGCCTCCCGTTCGAGTGGAACGAGTGGACCTTCCCGGTCCCCGCCGACGGCCAGTCCCAGTACCAGCGGCAGGGCTCCCGGTCGAGCCAGATGCAGCGCCAGTCCTCCCGGGCCGCATTCCCCGACCAGCCCCGCCCCCGGGCCGAGCTGCACCAGCAGCAAGGCCAGCAGCAGTGACCGCCGCCCTACCGGCCCCCCCCGCCGCTGAGGTGCCGGGCCTCGCCCCCGGCCGACTGGCCCGGCTGCTCCGGCTTGCCCATCGGCGCGGCCAGGGCCTCGGGCCCCACCGTGTCGGTCCAGACGGTGAATCCGGAGAGCACGGCCGTCCCGAACGAGGTCGTCAGGGCGACGTCGACCGCGTCCCGACCGTGGCCCATCAGGATCCGGCCGATCCGGGGCATGTTGTGCCGGGCGTCGAAGGTGTACCAGCGGCCGCCGAGATAGGCCTCGAACCAGCCGCTGAAGTCCATCGGGTGCGGCGCCGGGGGCACGCCGATGTCCCCGAGGTAGCCGGTGGCGTACCGGGCCGGGATGTTCAGGCACCGGCAGAAGGTGATCGCCAGCTGGGTGAAGTCACGGCAGACGCCGTTGCCCTCGGTGTACACGTCCCAGGCGGTCTTGGTCGGCCGGGCGTGGTGGTAGCCGAACTCGACGTGGCGGTTCACCCA carries:
- a CDS encoding transglutaminase family protein; the encoded protein is MLLRIQHETRFTYTAPVTETVFEVRMAPQSDEDQTALRYRLQTTPQAPVTAFHDGFGNRVDLFNIAKPYHELIIRSTSFVRTHRRQASPRLLEVSWPPSGPYDVDAAEFLLPSPLVDASPALDAFLGELPRPTGDAMSDILALVSAVRDRFKYEKRVTGARTLLSEALEGGKGVCQDFAHLFIGACRGLGIPARYVSGYVNHPGEIATHAWCQIWGGDGVGWFDVDPTAGEFASDDYVVIAFGRDYSDVPPNRGVWKGKAEEQIAVTVGVEPVDRLPFEWNEWTFPVPADGQSQYQRQGSRSSQMQRQSSRAAFPDQPRPRAELHQQQGQQQ
- a CDS encoding transglutaminase-like domain-containing protein, which codes for MLIRAGYEMVFDVPSPTPMLLMLALRPEREGSVRRPGGMRLEPEVPVDRFLDGFGNRCARIVAPGGRLTIWDDLVVEDSGAPDEQAPGAEQIPVQDLPVGVLTYLLGSRYCEVERLSDIAWSLFGQSPTGWGRVQAVCSWVNRHVEFGYHHARPTKTAWDVYTEGNGVCRDFTQLAITFCRCLNIPARYATGYLGDIGVPPAPHPMDFSGWFEAYLGGRWYTFDARHNMPRIGRILMGHGRDAVDVALTTSFGTAVLSGFTVWTDTVGPEALAAPMGKPEQPGQSAGGEARHLSGGGGR